Genomic window (Microbacterium oxydans):
GCCGCCCCGGGGAAAGGGGTTGCGTGCGACCGCCGCCTCCGACTAGAACCCCAGAGCGCGGGCGAGCTTGGAACCGGATGCCGATTCGTGCCCTCCGGCAGCCTGCACGGCCCGCTCCACCGCATCGAAGAAGGCGGCGCGTCCCTCATCGTCGGCCGGGGCGGCAGGACCGAGCTCCATCTCCCACTCCCGCCATTCGCGCTGCACGCCCTGGCGCACGTCGGTGGCCCGCACCCGGTCGTCGACGAATTCCGCCACGACCCCGTCGGGTCCGGTGAGCAGGTACGCGGTGCGGTCGTTCTCGATCCGGGCGAGCGGGGTGAGCGGCGCGGTCGTCCATTCGGACACGGTCTCGGCGACGGCGGCCGGGAGCTCATCGCCCTCGGTGAGCGGCCAGCCGAGTTCCAGCCGGCCGTCCCCCTGCCGCGGCCCCTTCACGTGCCAGCCCTCATCGGGACCGCCGGTCCGGCGACGCAGCGCCACGCCGGCGCGGGAGAGCGCACCGTCGGCGGTGTCGAAGTACCGGGCGTCCAGCGCCCGGACCTCGCCCGTGCTCACGGTGTCGACGCCGGGGAGGGCGTCCCACCGCGGCAGCGGAGTCTCGGACTCCGCGTCGTACTTGCGCTCGACCTCGACGGTGCGGGAGGGCTCAGTCATCGTCGAGCGTGAGGTCCTCGAGCGACTCCTCGAACCAGTAGTCGACCTCGGTGGGACCGTCGGACGGACCGGTGTTCTGCGGTCCGCCGCGGCGGTTGTACACCACCTGCGTCTCGCTGTAGGGGACGATCAGCTTGTCGTCCGCGTCGCCGAGGGGGATGATCTGCCCGTCCAGCGGGCCGCCGTGAAGTCGCGCGAGTGCCATGTGCTTCAGGGTAGCGCCGTCCCTGCGGTATCGGCGCGAGGCGAGCGGAATCATCCGAGGACGATGCCGAGGAGCGCACCGGCGATCATCCACGGACCGAAGGCGATGCGCGTGGCCCCGTCCGCCCGCCGCAGCAGGATGAGCCCGAGCGCGTAGAGCGCGCCCAGCACGAAGGCCGAGGCGGCGCCGATCGCGAGCGACGTCCAGCCGTGCCACCCCAGCACGAGGCCGATGACGGCGGCGAGC
Coding sequences:
- a CDS encoding CYTH domain-containing protein — protein: MTEPSRTVEVERKYDAESETPLPRWDALPGVDTVSTGEVRALDARYFDTADGALSRAGVALRRRTGGPDEGWHVKGPRQGDGRLELGWPLTEGDELPAAVAETVSEWTTAPLTPLARIENDRTAYLLTGPDGVVAEFVDDRVRATDVRQGVQREWREWEMELGPAAPADDEGRAAFFDAVERAVQAAGGHESASGSKLARALGF
- a CDS encoding response regulator; the encoded protein is MALARLHGGPLDGQIIPLGDADDKLIVPYSETQVVYNRRGGPQNTGPSDGPTEVDYWFEESLEDLTLDDD